A stretch of Candidatus Rokuibacteriota bacterium DNA encodes these proteins:
- a CDS encoding CDGSH iron-sulfur domain-containing protein, translated as MATKVTVLTNGPLMLKGEVELTDAEGKALPTKPDATYLCRCGGSAKKPFCDGTHKKNGFQG; from the coding sequence ATGGCGACGAAGGTGACCGTACTGACCAATGGCCCCCTGATGCTCAAGGGCGAGGTCGAGCTGACCGACGCCGAGGGCAAGGCGCTCCCCACAAAACCCGATGCCACGTACCTCTGCCGCTGCGGCGGCTCGGCAAAGAAGCCGTTTTGCGATGGCACGCACAAGAAAAACGGGTTTCAGGGGTGA
- a CDS encoding methylmalonyl-CoA mutase encodes MATPFEEARARWRARLDAGAKPATTHAGLPLEALYLPEQATAGYLERLGFPGDFPLTRGIYPGMFKERLWTVRQYSGFGTPEETNARYRFLLEHGQTGLSVAFDLPTQMGLDSDDPRAQGEVGKVGVAIDTVDDVAAVFEGIPLEKISVSFTINATAAIILAMYLVLAQERGIAPRLLTGTIQNDILKEYVARGTWIFPTEPSLRMIADTIEYASRELPRFNPISIAGAHFRDAGATAVQEAAFTLADAIAYVEYVTGRGLPVDAFAPRLSFYFYTHSDLFEEVAKYRAMRRLWARLMRDRFGARDPRSWHFRFGVVCGGSTLTRPEPLNNVVRVAYQALASVLGGAQTIFTCAWDEAIAIPTEASALLALRTQQILAYETNVAAVVDPLGGSYFLEDLTDRMEAAIAEKIAQIKREGGMVTAIEAGRVQEEIAESAYRWQQAVEHGERRIVSVNWDRTEEAAVGEFFRENPETVSHQLARLARTKAARDSRRVEKALDTLGEAAARDDNLMPYFLEAAAARATIGEMVARLRQVFGEFREPLVF; translated from the coding sequence ATGGCCACGCCGTTCGAAGAGGCGCGTGCCCGCTGGCGGGCGCGACTCGACGCCGGAGCGAAGCCCGCGACCACCCACGCCGGCCTCCCGCTGGAGGCTCTCTACTTGCCTGAGCAGGCCACCGCCGGGTACCTCGAGCGCCTGGGATTTCCGGGCGACTTTCCGCTGACCCGCGGGATCTACCCCGGGATGTTCAAGGAGCGGCTCTGGACCGTGCGCCAGTACTCGGGCTTTGGCACCCCTGAGGAGACCAACGCCCGCTACCGCTTCCTCTTGGAGCACGGGCAGACCGGCCTCTCCGTGGCCTTCGACCTCCCGACCCAGATGGGGCTCGACTCTGACGACCCGCGGGCGCAAGGGGAAGTCGGCAAGGTCGGGGTGGCTATCGATACGGTGGACGACGTGGCCGCGGTGTTTGAAGGGATCCCGCTGGAGAAGATCAGCGTATCCTTCACCATCAACGCTACCGCAGCCATTATCCTGGCCATGTATCTGGTGCTCGCTCAGGAGCGCGGGATCGCGCCCCGACTCCTTACCGGCACCATCCAGAACGACATCCTGAAGGAGTACGTGGCGCGCGGCACCTGGATCTTCCCCACCGAGCCTTCCCTCAGGATGATCGCCGACACCATTGAGTACGCCTCCCGGGAACTTCCGCGCTTTAATCCCATTTCGATTGCCGGCGCCCACTTCAGGGACGCCGGGGCCACCGCCGTGCAGGAAGCTGCCTTCACACTGGCCGACGCCATTGCCTACGTGGAGTACGTGACGGGGCGTGGCCTTCCAGTCGATGCCTTCGCTCCGCGGCTCAGCTTCTATTTCTACACGCACTCGGACCTGTTCGAGGAGGTGGCCAAGTACCGGGCCATGCGCCGGCTGTGGGCCCGGCTCATGCGCGATCGGTTCGGGGCGAGGGATCCACGCTCGTGGCACTTCCGCTTCGGCGTGGTGTGCGGAGGGAGCACGCTGACCCGCCCGGAGCCCCTGAACAATGTCGTGCGTGTCGCCTACCAGGCGCTGGCCTCTGTGCTGGGCGGCGCCCAGACCATCTTCACGTGCGCGTGGGACGAGGCGATCGCGATCCCTACCGAGGCTTCCGCCCTCCTGGCTCTCAGGACCCAGCAGATCCTGGCTTACGAGACCAACGTTGCAGCGGTGGTGGACCCTCTGGGCGGGTCGTACTTTCTGGAGGATCTGACCGACCGGATGGAAGCGGCGATTGCCGAGAAGATCGCCCAGATTAAGCGGGAAGGCGGCATGGTTACAGCCATCGAGGCCGGCCGGGTCCAGGAGGAGATCGCGGAAAGCGCTTATCGGTGGCAACAGGCCGTCGAGCACGGCGAGAGGCGGATCGTGAGCGTCAACTGGGACCGCACTGAGGAGGCCGCGGTTGGCGAGTTCTTCCGGGAGAATCCCGAAACGGTCAGCCATCAACTCGCTCGCCTGGCCCGAACCAAGGCGGCCCGCGATTCGAGGCGCGTCGAGAAGGCGCTCGATACCCTCGGCGAGGCGGCCGCCCGGGACGACAACCTGATGCCGTACTTCCTCGAGGCCGCGGCGGCCCGGGCGACCATCGGCGAGATGGTCGCGCGGCTCAGGCAGGTGTTCGGCGAGTTCCGCGAGCCCCTGGTGTTTTAG
- a CDS encoding enoyl-CoA hydratase/isomerase family protein: MAVRLDREGGSVLLTIDRPEAKNALDLETIEALSEIVDGLAHDHSLRGVVVTGARGTFISGGDLKDFLSLDDSEAGKRMARRMQSVLARLEALEVPVIAAIEGVALGGGAEVALACDIRIASESSRIAFKQVSLGIMVGWGGGQRLLRLVGRSRALRLLLTGAALTGEEALRIGLVDDVVPAGEALPAALSLARQTAAQPAAAVRATKRALHYSAEMSRAEAAAFEAECFATLWGSADHREAVAALMEKRTPVFRGE, translated from the coding sequence ATGGCAGTGCGTCTGGATCGCGAAGGCGGCAGCGTCCTCCTGACCATCGACCGACCTGAGGCGAAAAACGCCCTGGACCTCGAAACCATCGAGGCCCTCTCAGAGATCGTGGACGGGCTGGCTCACGATCACTCCCTCAGAGGCGTCGTCGTCACGGGTGCGCGCGGCACGTTCATCTCGGGCGGCGACCTCAAGGACTTCCTCAGCCTGGACGACTCCGAAGCCGGGAAACGGATGGCCCGGCGGATGCAGTCGGTGCTGGCCAGGCTCGAGGCGCTGGAGGTGCCCGTGATCGCTGCTATCGAAGGGGTGGCGCTGGGCGGCGGTGCCGAAGTGGCCCTGGCCTGCGATATCAGGATCGCATCGGAATCTTCGCGAATCGCCTTCAAGCAGGTGAGTCTCGGGATCATGGTGGGATGGGGCGGGGGGCAGCGGCTCTTGAGGCTTGTGGGACGATCGAGAGCCCTCAGGCTGCTCTTGACAGGCGCCGCCCTTACCGGAGAGGAGGCACTCAGGATCGGGCTCGTAGACGACGTGGTCCCGGCCGGCGAGGCCCTGCCCGCCGCCCTGTCGCTCGCCCGGCAGACCGCGGCCCAGCCCGCGGCCGCGGTGCGGGCCACCAAACGGGCGCTCCACTACAGCGCCGAGATGTCCCGGGCCGAGGCAGCCGCGTTTGAGGCCGAGTGCTTCGCGACGCTCTGGGGAAGCGCCGATCACCGTGAGGCGGTCGCCGCGCTCATGGAGAAGCGGACGCCGGTGTTCAGAGGCGAATGA
- a CDS encoding phenylacetate--CoA ligase translates to MADIPYVERLSREELETLQLARLRRVVGWVYERVPFYRERLKAAGIRPENLRSPADIQRLPFTAKVDLRDHYPFGLLAVPQREVVRIHASSGTTGKPIVVAYTRSDLEVWAEVMARTLETGNVGPGDVVHNGYGYGLFTGGLGFHYGAERLGATVIPLSGGFTERQLMAMRDFGSTVLCCTPSYSLHLAEALAEAGVKPGELKLRVGFFGAEPWTEAMRDQIESRLGLAALNIYGLSEVIGPGVAVECLEKNGMHVHEDHFLTEVIDPETLAPVPPGMPGELVFTTLTKEALPLLRYRTRDLSLVLAEPCPCGRTLRRIARITGRTDDMLIIRGVNVFPSQVEHVLMQTPGAEPHYLLVLRRERALDTLEVQVEARAEVQAAGPTAVGALAAQIRRRLHEALGLTVEVTALAPKTLERSVGKAQRVRDLRQRREKYSPPAKGGGEE, encoded by the coding sequence ATGGCAGACATTCCTTACGTCGAGCGGCTATCTCGTGAGGAGCTGGAGACGCTTCAGCTCGCCCGCCTGCGCCGGGTGGTGGGGTGGGTGTACGAGCGGGTTCCGTTCTACCGCGAGCGGCTGAAGGCGGCGGGGATCAGGCCGGAGAACCTCCGCTCGCCGGCCGATATCCAGCGCTTGCCTTTCACGGCGAAGGTGGACCTGAGGGACCACTACCCGTTTGGCCTTCTGGCTGTTCCGCAGCGTGAGGTCGTCAGGATCCACGCGTCGTCCGGGACGACGGGGAAGCCGATCGTCGTGGCCTACACGCGGAGCGACCTCGAGGTCTGGGCCGAGGTGATGGCGCGCACGCTGGAGACCGGCAACGTGGGCCCCGGGGACGTGGTCCACAACGGGTACGGCTACGGGTTGTTCACCGGCGGCCTGGGCTTCCACTACGGGGCCGAGCGGCTGGGGGCCACGGTGATTCCGCTCTCGGGCGGCTTCACGGAGCGCCAGCTCATGGCCATGCGGGACTTCGGCTCCACGGTCCTCTGCTGCACGCCCTCGTACAGCCTGCACCTGGCGGAGGCGCTGGCCGAAGCCGGGGTCAAGCCTGGTGAGCTCAAGCTCCGGGTAGGGTTCTTTGGGGCCGAGCCCTGGACCGAGGCGATGCGGGATCAGATCGAGTCGCGCCTCGGCCTGGCGGCGCTGAACATCTACGGGCTCAGCGAGGTGATCGGGCCCGGCGTCGCCGTGGAGTGCCTCGAAAAGAACGGAATGCACGTCCACGAAGACCACTTCCTCACGGAGGTGATCGACCCCGAGACCCTGGCACCGGTGCCGCCGGGCATGCCGGGAGAGCTGGTGTTCACGACGCTGACGAAGGAGGCGTTGCCGCTGCTCCGGTACCGGACGCGGGACCTGTCGCTGGTGCTCGCGGAGCCGTGTCCCTGCGGCAGGACGCTGAGGCGGATCGCGCGGATCACGGGGCGGACGGACGACATGCTGATCATCCGCGGGGTGAACGTGTTTCCGTCCCAGGTGGAGCACGTGTTGATGCAGACCCCGGGCGCCGAGCCCCACTATCTCCTCGTCCTTCGTCGCGAGCGGGCGCTCGACACCCTGGAGGTCCAGGTGGAGGCCCGCGCGGAGGTGCAGGCCGCGGGGCCAACAGCGGTCGGCGCGCTCGCGGCCCAGATCCGCCGCAGGCTCCACGAGGCCCTGGGGCTGACCGTCGAGGTCACGGCGCTGGCGCCGAAGACGCTCGAGCGGAGCGTCGGCAAGGCCCAGCGCGTGCGCGACCTCAGGCAGCGGCGTGAGAAGTATTCTCCGCCGGCGAAGGGAGGAGGTGAGGAGTGA
- a CDS encoding pyruvate synthase subunit beta, whose protein sequence is MSILAAPETELLSPGHASCPGCAVALAVRFVLKALGPQTVVVIPPSCIAVMAGPLPLASMRVPVFQTAFETTAAAASGLARAFRARGEEVIVACLAGDGGTHDIGLQALSGAAERNEDFIYFCFDNEGYQNTGNQKSSATPWGARTTSTPRGKSTRKKDIVQIMAAHRIPYAATACPAYPDDLVAKVERAKGLRGTRFIELLCPCVPGWGIGDDASLRVVRLAVESKLFPLYEVEDGLRYRITREPAGLPVREYLSAQSRYRHLTEEGVSQIQEAVDLEWARLLDAGTHAGGVGAPLRLS, encoded by the coding sequence ATGAGCATCCTCGCCGCGCCCGAAACCGAGCTGCTCTCCCCCGGGCACGCCTCCTGTCCCGGCTGCGCCGTGGCCCTGGCGGTGAGGTTCGTGCTCAAGGCCCTCGGCCCGCAAACTGTCGTCGTCATCCCGCCCTCGTGCATCGCGGTGATGGCCGGGCCTCTGCCCCTGGCCTCCATGCGGGTTCCGGTCTTCCAGACTGCGTTCGAGACCACGGCCGCCGCAGCGTCGGGGCTCGCGCGCGCCTTCAGGGCCCGGGGCGAGGAGGTCATCGTCGCCTGCCTCGCCGGGGACGGCGGTACCCACGACATCGGCCTGCAGGCGCTGTCCGGCGCCGCCGAACGGAACGAGGACTTCATCTATTTCTGCTTCGACAACGAGGGCTACCAGAACACCGGGAACCAGAAGAGCTCGGCCACGCCCTGGGGGGCGCGGACCACGTCGACCCCGCGAGGCAAGTCCACCCGCAAGAAGGACATCGTGCAGATCATGGCCGCCCATCGGATCCCGTATGCGGCCACAGCCTGCCCGGCGTACCCTGACGACCTCGTGGCGAAGGTCGAGCGGGCCAAGGGGCTCAGGGGCACGCGCTTCATCGAGCTGCTCTGCCCCTGCGTGCCGGGGTGGGGGATCGGCGACGATGCCTCGCTGCGGGTGGTCCGCCTCGCGGTGGAGTCGAAGCTGTTTCCGCTCTACGAGGTGGAGGATGGACTGCGCTACCGCATCACGCGGGAGCCCGCCGGCCTGCCCGTGCGGGAGTACCTCTCGGCCCAATCCCGCTACCGGCACCTGACCGAGGAAGGGGTGAGCCAGATCCAGGAGGCAGTGGACCTGGAGTGGGCCCGCCTGCTCGACGCGGGTACCCACGCCGGAGGCGTCGGCGCCCCCCTCCGATTGTCCTAG
- the porA gene encoding pyruvate ferredoxin oxidoreductase, translating into MLTAVAERHTRMLLTGDHAVAYAALLARPRLIPVYPITPQTPVLEKLLELQERGALAADVMTVESEHSAMAACIAASLAGARVFTATASQGLALMHEMLHYAAGGRAPVVMVNVNRTLAAPWGFWADQTDSLAQRDTGWLQLYAESAQEALDSVLQAFRVAEAVLLPAMVVIEAMYVSHTLEPVDVPEGGLVDEFLPPYEPPVRLDPEAPRQFGGTVSPAQWRANRLAMQAAMELALEAVEAAGRSYGELTGRPYSRVEAYRADDAEVVLLAAGGIAGTAREAVDRLRREGIAAGLVKLRLFRPFPAADIVRLLGDVPKVAVIDRNCSVGSGGIICQEVRAALHAHGVSRPQVFAFIAGLGGVNVSRDRIVQICRHAVKAQSPPPGSILEEAL; encoded by the coding sequence ATGCTGACGGCGGTAGCAGAGCGGCACACGAGGATGCTCCTCACCGGCGACCACGCCGTCGCCTACGCCGCGCTTCTGGCCCGTCCCCGCCTGATTCCCGTCTACCCGATCACCCCCCAGACCCCCGTGCTCGAAAAGCTCCTGGAGCTCCAGGAGCGGGGAGCACTCGCCGCGGACGTCATGACCGTGGAGTCGGAGCACTCAGCCATGGCAGCCTGCATCGCCGCCTCCCTGGCTGGCGCGCGCGTGTTTACCGCCACGGCCTCGCAGGGCCTCGCACTCATGCACGAGATGCTCCATTACGCTGCGGGAGGCCGCGCGCCCGTCGTGATGGTGAACGTGAACCGGACCCTGGCGGCGCCGTGGGGGTTCTGGGCCGATCAGACCGACAGCCTGGCGCAGCGCGACACCGGCTGGCTCCAGCTCTACGCCGAGTCGGCGCAGGAGGCGCTGGACTCGGTCCTCCAGGCATTCCGCGTCGCCGAGGCCGTCCTCCTCCCGGCGATGGTCGTCATCGAGGCCATGTACGTCTCCCACACGCTGGAGCCGGTGGACGTGCCCGAGGGCGGGCTCGTGGATGAGTTTCTTCCGCCCTACGAGCCCCCCGTCCGCCTTGATCCCGAGGCTCCCCGCCAGTTCGGGGGCACCGTTTCGCCGGCCCAGTGGCGTGCAAACCGCCTGGCCATGCAGGCCGCGATGGAGCTGGCTCTCGAGGCCGTTGAGGCGGCGGGCCGAAGCTATGGCGAGCTGACCGGGCGGCCGTACTCACGGGTGGAAGCCTACCGGGCCGATGATGCGGAGGTCGTGCTCCTCGCCGCAGGCGGCATCGCGGGGACCGCCCGGGAGGCCGTGGACCGGCTCCGCAGGGAGGGGATCGCCGCTGGCCTGGTGAAGCTGAGGCTCTTCCGTCCATTCCCCGCCGCCGACATCGTCCGCCTCCTGGGGGACGTACCGAAGGTCGCGGTGATCGACCGGAACTGCTCGGTCGGAAGCGGCGGGATCATCTGTCAGGAGGTGCGCGCGGCGCTCCACGCCCACGGCGTGAGCCGGCCTCAGGTCTTCGCGTTCATCGCCGGCCTCGGCGGCGTCAACGTCTCCCGAGACCGGATCGTCCAGATTTGCCGCCATGCGGTGAAGGCGCAGAGCCCACCGCCCGGGTCCATCCTCGAGGAGGCGCTATGA
- a CDS encoding 4Fe-4S binding protein — protein MAIRRVDSSGYEVLGEYCKGCGLCARECPRGALVMVPER, from the coding sequence GTGGCGATCCGACGGGTTGACTCGAGCGGGTACGAGGTCCTGGGCGAGTACTGCAAGGGGTGCGGCCTCTGCGCGCGCGAGTGCCCGCGCGGCGCCCTCGTGATGGTCCCCGAGCGATGA
- a CDS encoding FAD-dependent oxidoreductase: protein MAGDLGGARSLAWSEPGRTTGEIRTGGWRTRRPQYVTRPAPCQLACPAAEAIPPWIARAEAGDFRSAWELIREENPFPAVTGRVCAHPCETACNRGAYDGAVAINVLERFVGDWGLRHGQPETPRARWQERVAVVGGGPAGLACAYHLARLGYRVTIYEAMPELGGLLRYGIPAYRLPRSVLDREIQFILSLGVAVRAGALLGRSVGWETLDSYQAVFLATGAPCPVRLGVPEEASPGVYDGLAFLREANSGRPPRLGDWAVVVGGGSTAMDVARTAVRLGVAVTVVALEARDAMPAVAEEVEQAIAEGATIINQVGVEKILLGKGRVAGVSIRPARLSFDESGAIRPAFSDGDAIVLEADALLLAIGQVPDATSLPPGVRLHQGIVAAGEDGATDRPRFFAGGDMAPGPRSVARAVGSGTRAARAIHRLLSGQDRPERPASDGAPRRRPRRNQPGRLSPAGARRARSALGGRTGRFVRRGDQRAERGAGPRRGAAVLFVRSLHGLRRVPDLLPRRGDPTG from the coding sequence ATGGCAGGGGACCTGGGCGGCGCCCGATCACTGGCGTGGTCTGAGCCCGGTCGAACCACCGGCGAGATCAGGACCGGGGGCTGGCGCACGCGGCGGCCCCAGTACGTGACGCGCCCGGCACCGTGCCAGCTCGCCTGCCCGGCGGCAGAGGCGATCCCCCCGTGGATCGCACGGGCAGAAGCGGGAGATTTCCGGAGCGCCTGGGAGCTGATCAGGGAGGAGAATCCGTTTCCCGCGGTCACGGGCCGGGTCTGCGCGCATCCGTGCGAGACCGCGTGCAACCGCGGCGCGTACGACGGGGCGGTCGCGATCAACGTCCTCGAGCGGTTCGTCGGCGACTGGGGCCTCCGTCACGGGCAACCCGAAACGCCCCGGGCCAGGTGGCAGGAACGGGTTGCCGTGGTAGGCGGTGGCCCCGCCGGGCTGGCGTGCGCCTATCACCTGGCCCGGCTCGGCTACCGGGTCACGATCTACGAGGCGATGCCCGAGCTGGGCGGGCTTCTCCGCTACGGAATTCCCGCCTACCGGCTCCCCCGGAGCGTCCTCGACAGGGAGATTCAGTTCATCCTGAGCCTCGGCGTCGCGGTGCGCGCCGGCGCGCTCCTGGGACGGTCGGTAGGCTGGGAGACGCTGGACTCCTACCAGGCCGTCTTTCTCGCCACCGGCGCTCCGTGTCCGGTGCGTCTCGGCGTTCCCGAAGAGGCCAGCCCCGGCGTCTACGACGGGCTCGCGTTCCTGCGCGAGGCCAACTCGGGGCGCCCCCCACGCCTCGGCGACTGGGCGGTCGTGGTCGGCGGCGGGAGCACAGCCATGGACGTCGCGCGGACCGCCGTCCGACTCGGCGTGGCGGTGACCGTCGTCGCGCTGGAGGCTCGCGACGCGATGCCCGCGGTCGCCGAGGAGGTGGAGCAGGCCATTGCCGAGGGCGCCACGATCATCAATCAGGTCGGCGTGGAGAAGATCCTCCTCGGCAAAGGCCGGGTGGCCGGGGTGAGCATCCGTCCCGCCCGGCTTTCCTTCGACGAATCCGGGGCGATCCGCCCGGCCTTCTCCGACGGGGACGCGATCGTCCTGGAAGCTGACGCGCTCCTGCTCGCGATCGGCCAGGTCCCCGACGCGACCTCGCTCCCTCCCGGCGTCCGGCTCCACCAGGGGATCGTCGCAGCCGGAGAGGACGGAGCGACCGACCGGCCCCGCTTCTTCGCGGGGGGAGACATGGCTCCCGGACCGCGTTCGGTTGCCCGCGCCGTCGGCTCGGGGACGCGGGCCGCCCGCGCCATCCACAGGCTGCTGAGCGGGCAGGACCGGCCGGAACGCCCCGCATCCGACGGCGCACCGCGTCGTCGCCCTCGCCGAAATCAACCTGGACGCCTTTCCCCGGCTGGCGCGCGCCGAGCGAGATCAGCGCTCGGCGGCCGAACGGGTCGCTTCGTTCGTCGAGGTGACCAACGGGCTGAGCGAGGCGCGGGCCCGCGGCGAGGCGCGGCGGTGCTTTTCGTGCGGAGCCTGCACGGGCTGCGACGCGTGCCTGATCTTCTGCCCCGACGTGGCGATCCGACGGGTTGA